The following are encoded together in the Tribolium castaneum strain GA2 chromosome 3, icTriCast1.1, whole genome shotgun sequence genome:
- the Trpm gene encoding transient receptor potential cation channel trpm isoform X5 — MKKSKSHAKTQSYSYLDKPRAKHRRGIFDSLVSSLSTFLWPVATPFSSAPARSWIEATFHKRECVRFIAHTQHTKDEQRCGCGRTLAQHKHNTETVPPLAGEIWFPSRCTTALPTDAYGILEFQGGPHPSKAQYIRVAHDTKPEHLMQLITKEWNLELPKLLISIQGGKANFELQPKLKKVLRKGLLKAARSTGAWIFTGGTNTGVTKHIGDALLLERSQRTGRVNTLGIAPWGIVENNQELIGHNTEVPYHSISSPRSKFAALNNRHAYFLLVDNGTVGKYGAEIVLRRRLEKYISKQRLYPFTQSPIPIVCLVIEGGTNTIRAVLEYVTDDPPVPIVVCDGSGRAADLIAFMCKYELSVLKSMRDYIIATITRAFEVNRELAECLYGELMQCVENKNLITVFRIADKYDQKPQELDQTILTALFKSQHLSPTEQLSLALTWNRADIARSEIFIYGQEWPRGALEEAMMKALEHDRCDFVKLLLENGVSMRKFLTIPRLENLYNSKEGPSNILRYILRDVRPHIPAGYVYTLHDIGLVINKLMGGAYRAFYTRRKFRPIYAKVMNKGQNMQRNSTSFVKQYGNAMSLLAQALPSNANPCLFDYPFNELLIWAVLMKRHKMALLMWQHGEEALAKALVGCKLYKAMAHEAAEDDMETEVYEELRSYGKEFENIALEVLDFCYRQDDDQTQQLLTCELQNWSGQTCLSLAVAANHRALLAHPCSQIILADLWMGGLRTRKNTNLKIMLGLLCPPYILKLEFKSKEELQLMPQTTEEHMELENDDDDKSDSDKNVDGEVSRKVVRKHYIELYPKKRTRSLSMRSKSANPQGVKALLTENFIRRETVVQENGKVLSDPEENKYHVFFTDVPQERVPRNRELKISKKLYEFYTAPITKFWANSIAYITFLIIFSYTILVKMDERPSWQEWLAISFMCTYGCEKLRELFSSEPVGLKQKLAVWCWNLWNPCDMAAVLFFLIGVVLRFKESTFEVGRVFYCVNSIYWYLHILNILSVNKYLGPLVTMMGKMVKNMIYFVVLLLIVLMSFGVSRQAILFPDTPPSWGIARDVFLEPYFMLYGEVYADKIDPPCGEDEEKPCQTGRWVSPVIMSVYLLVANILLINLLIAVFNNIFNEVNAVAHQVWMFQRFTVVMEYEQKPILPPPFIIFCHIYLLIKYLRRKMEGKEESYDNGLKLFLDRDEMERLYDFEEDCVEGYFAEQELKLQQSTEERIKVTTERIEHLTQKIEDINTKENIHTTALQNLELRCRRLVDQMQEVSTEMEKIRTSIESQGSTAGPSFDAGFIRERTVSEPTEALVEDVPTLKIGSSATKRKPIVRSLTEVRPDAYIFDNGQHIEYRYDEEEECNEEIDPLPKSESQQPLTFERQRTRSTDSKTSNDSAEVSADDLGALSLEVLRNWAIQKRKDSTGTGRRSSDGGNVVFKRRKLFGEDSSNGSKRSLNKRQLSQTHSEPETSDPPATATNPSRPMTLERSVTFTEPRIKVIPPTSIAGGSNRTALLMHMHTEYTSITDELESVCGLLSPPRSPGLLSPPRPEQSPPSQRKRHPSEMSNPEIAINFEKEHLRSAEECDYMVMENLIQRRYDEEDGEHGPLNPDLLSVVTETREFRISSIGSRPLKRASAVEGDAQPLDSGSDSAIQGDSTERQDSTESNDITSALLNQPPMPQRPSIVMDSSQLPIQREVQKAESKDSLHMQSETMC, encoded by the exons ATGTGGGTGTGGGCGTACTTTGGCACAACATAAACACAACACTGAAACTGTACCTCCATTGGCAGGAGAAATATGGTTCCCGAGCAGATGCACGACGGCGTTGCCGACGGACGCCTATGGGATACTCGAGTTCCAGGGAGGACCTCATCCTTCCAAAGCTCAA tacATCAGGGTCGCTCACGACACAAAACCGGAACATCTCATGCAGCTTATTACGAAGGAGTGGAATCTGGAACTTCCTAAACTGCTCATTTCCATCCAAGGAGGAAAGGCTAACTTCGAATTGCAACCGAAATTGAAGAAAGTTCTCCGGAAGGGCCTACTGAAGGCGGCTCGCTCCACCGGCGCTTGGATATTCACAGGCGGCACGAATACAG GAGTCACAAAGCACATCGGCGACGCCCTGCTCCTCGAGCGCTCGCAGCGGACCGGAAGGGTGAACACCTTGGGCATAGCGCCATGGGGTATCGTCGAAAACAACCAAGAGCTCATCGGTCACAATACGGAAGTGCCATATCACTCAATATCATCGCCCAG GTCCAAGTTTGCAGCTTTAAATAATAGACACGCTTATTTCCTACTAGTCGATAATGGGACTGTTGGAAAGTACGGTGCGGAAATAGTCTTGAGGCGAAGACTGGAAAAATACATATCAAAACAGAGACTATATCCAT TTACCCAAAGTCCCATACCCATAGTCTGTTTAGTCATAGAAGGGGGTACTAATACTATAAGGGCTGTCCTAGAATACGTTACTGACGACCCACCTGTCCCTATTGTGGTCTGCGACGGGTCAGGTCGAGCAGCTGATTTAATTGCCTTCATGTGCAA GTACGAACTGTCGGTGCTTAAATCCATGCGGGATTATATCATCGCAACAATAACGAGGGCTTTTGAAGTTAACAGAGAGTTAGCCGAGTGTCTCTACGGCGAATTAATGCAATGTGTGGagaacaaaaatttg ATTACTGTTTTTCGAATTGCCGACAAATACGACCAAAAACCGCAAGAACTCGACCAGACAATCCTCACAGCGCTGTTCAAGTCCCAGCACCTTTCGCCCACTGAGCAGCTCAGCCTCGCGCTCACTTGGAACCGTGCAGACATCGCGCGGtcggaaatttttatttatggccAAGAGTGGCCACGTGGGGCCCTTGAAGAGGCCATGATGAAGGCGCTAGAGCACGATCGGTGCGATTTCGTGAAGCTGTTATTGGAGAATGGGGTTAGCATGcgaaaatttttgacgataccTCGTCTGGAAAACTTGTACAACTCCAAAGAGGGGCCTAGCAATATCCTGCGGTACATTTTGAGAGACGTGCGGCCGCACATCCCCGCCGGTTATGTGTACACCTTGCACGATATCGGCCTAGTTATCAACAAGCTGATGGGCGGCGCCTACAGGGCCTTCTACACCCGCCGAAAATTCCGGCCTATTTACGCCAAAGTCATGAACAAGGGCCAGAACATGCAGCGAAACTCGACCTCGTTCGTCAAGCAGTACGGAAACGCGATGAGTCTGCTGGCTCAAGCCTTGCCGTCTAACGCCAATCCCTGCCTCTTCGATTATCCTTTTAACGAGCTTTTG ATATGGGCTGTGCTAATGAAACGGCACAAAATGGCCCTGCTTATGTGGCAGCACGGGGAGGAAGCTCTAGCGAAGGCGCTAGTCGGCTGTAAATTGTACAAAGCCATGGCGCACGAAGCCGCCGAAGACGACATGGAGACGGAAGTTTACGAGGAGTTGAGGAGCTACGGCAAGGAATTCGAAAATATAG CTCTGGAAGTTCTGGATTTTTGCTACCGGCAGGACGACGATCAAACACAGCAGCTTTTAACCTGTGAACTGCAGAACTGGTCGGGGCAAACGTGCCTGAGTCTGGCCGTCGCCGCCAATCACAGGGCGCTTTTGGCGCATCCCTGCTCGCAAATAATTCTGGCCGATCTGTGGATGGGCGGCCTGCGGACGCGCAAAAACACCAACCTGAAG ATCATGCTGGGGCTCTTGTGCCCGCCCTACATCCTCAAGCTCGAGTTCAAGTCCAAGGAAGAGTTGCAGCTAATGCCGCAAACAACCGAGGAACACATGGAGTTGGAGAACGACGACGATGACAAGTCCGATTCCGACAAAAACGTTGACGGGGAAGTAAGT CGTAAAGTGGTACGAAAACATTATATTGAGCTTTATCCCAAA AAACGCACTAGAAGTTTGAGTATGCGAAGCAAGTCTGCAAACCCTCAAGGTGTAAAG GCCCTCCTCACCGAAAACTTCATCCGGCGCGAAACCGTCGTGCAGGAAAACGGCAAAGTGCTGTCCGACCCAGAGGAAAATAAATATCACGTGTTTTTCACCGACGTGCCCCAGGAGAGGGTGCCGCGAAACCGCGAGttgaaaataagcaaaaaattgtacgAGTTTTACACCGCTCCGATCACGAAGTTCTGGGCCAATTCC atCGCGTATATCACTTTTTTGATCATATTCAGTTACAcgattttggtgaaaatgGACGAGCGGCCATCGTGGCAGGAGTGGCTGGCCATCTCCTTCATGTGCACCTACGGCTGTGAGAAGTTGAGGGAACTGTTTTCGTCCGAACCGGTCGGGCTCAAGCAAAAGCTGGCCGTTTGGTGCTGGAATTTGTGGAATCCGTGCGACATGGCGGCAGTTTTGTTCTTCCTAATTGGGGTCGTCCTCAGATTCAAAGAGAGCACGTTCGAGGTCGGCCGGGTTTTTTACTGTGTTAACAGCATTTACTGGTATTTGCACATTTTGAATATCTTGAGCGTGAACAAATATTTAG GTCCATTGGTCACAATGATGGGTAAAATGGTCAAAAACATGATTTATTTCGTTGTTCTTTTACTGATTGTTTTGATGAGCTTTGGGGTGTCCCGACAGGCGATTTTATTCCCTGATACCCCGCCCAGCTGGGGGATTGCCAGAGAC GTGTTTCTGGAGCCCTATTTCATGTTGTACGGTGAAGTATATGCAGACAAAATTGACCCTCCTTGTGGGGAAGACGAGGAAAAGCCGTGTCAGACAGGCCGTTGGGTGTCTCCAGTCATCATGTCTGTGTATCTTTTGGTGGCTAATATCCTCCTAATTAATCTTCTGATCGCCGTTTTCAACAACATTTTTAATGAAGTGAACGCGGTGGCGCACCAGGTGTGGATGTTTCAGAGATTTACCGTCGTCATGGAGTACGAACAGAAGCCGATTCTGCCACCTCCATTTATCATATTTTGCCACATCTATTTACTAATCAAGTATTTGAGGCGAAAAATGGAAGGGAAGGAAGAGAGTTACGACAACGGATTGAAGCTGTTTTTAGATAGGGATGAAATGGAGCGCTTGTACGATTTTGAGGAAGATTGCGTCGAGGGTTATTTTGCCGAACAAGAGCTGAAACTGCAACAGTCGACCGAAGAACgcataaaagttaccacagAACGCATAGAACACCTCACACAG AAAATCGAAGACATCAATACCAAGGAGAACATTCACACCACTGCCCTACAAAATCTGGAGTTGAGATGCCGGCGCCTGGTGGACCAAATGCAGGAGGTTTCCACcgaaatggaaaaaattcgCACGTCGATTGAGAGCCAGGGTTCCACGGCAGGTCCGTCGTTTGATGCTGGTTTCATACGCGAGCGAACAGTCAGTGAGCCTACTGAAGCCCTCGTGGAAGATGTTCCAACCCTTAAAATTGGCTCTTCGGCAACGAAGAGAAAACCAATCGTTCGGTCGCTGACTGAGGTTCGGCCGGACGCTTACATTTTCGACAACGGCCAGCACATCGAGTACAGATACGACGAAGAGGAGGAGTGTAACGAAGAAATAGATCCTTTGCCGAAATCAG AGAGTCAACAACCCTTGACATTCGAGAGGCAACGAACCAGAAGCACGGACTCTAAAACATCGAACGATTCGGCCGAAGTTTCAGCCGATGATTTAGGAGCCCTAAGTTTGGAAGTTTTGCGAAACTGGGCGATTCAAAAAAGGAAAGATTCGACGGGAACGGGGCGGCGAAGTTCCGACGGTGGAAATG TAGTTTTTAAACGGAGAAAATTATTTG GCGAAGACTCGAGCAATGGGAGCAAACGCAGTCTTAACAAAAGACAATTGTCCCAAACCCACTCCGAACCCGAAACTAGCGATCCTCCGGCAACCGCCACGAACCCGTCGCGTCCCATGACGCTGGAGCGTAGCGTAACGTTCACCGAGCCCCGAATCAAAGTGATTCCACCGACTAGCATCGCAGGTGGTAGTAATCGAACGGCTTTATTAATGCATATGCATACTGAATATACGAGCATCACTGACGAACTCGAAAGTGTTTGCGGCTTGTTAAGTCCGCCGAGATCGCCAGGACTGTTATCGCCGCCACGACCCGAACAGTCGCCCCCAA GTCAGCGCAAAAGACACCCATCGGAAATGTCCAACCCCGAAATCGCGATCAACTTCGAAAAAGAGCATTTACGAAGCGCCGAAGAGTGCGATTACATGGTCATGGAAAATTTGATCCAGAGGCGGTATGACGAAGAGGACGGGGAGCACGGCCCCCTTAATCCGGACCTGTTAAGCGTAGTTACCGAAACTCGCGAATTTAGGATTAGTTCGATCGGTTCACGGCCGCTGAAGAGGGCAAGTGCCGTGGAAGGGGACGCACAGCCTTTAG ATTCTGGCAGTGATTCGGCAATTCAGGGTGATTCCACCGAGCGTCAGGATTCAACCGAGTCGAATGACATCACGTCGGCCCTTCTGAACCAGCCCCCGATGCCGCAGAGACCCTCCATAGTGATGGACTCCTCGCAGTTACCGATTCAAAGGGAAGTGCAAAAGGCCGAATCCAAAGATAGTCTCCACATGCAGTCGGAGACGATGTGTTAA
- the Trpm gene encoding transient receptor potential cation channel trpm isoform X10, which produces MKKSKSHAKTQSYSYLDKPRAKHRRGIFDSLVSSLSTFLWPVATPFSSAPARSWIEATFHKRECVRFIAHTQHTKDEQRCGCGRTLAQHKHNTETVPPLAGEIWFPSRCTTALPTDAYGILEFQGGPHPSKAQYIRVAHDTKPEHLMQLITKEWNLELPKLLISIQGGKANFELQPKLKKVLRKGLLKAARSTGAWIFTGGTNTGVTKHIGDALLLERSQRTGRVNTLGIAPWGIVENNQELIGHNTEVPYHSISSPRSKFAALNNRHAYFLLVDNGTVGKYGAEIVLRRRLEKYISKQRLYPFTQSPIPIVCLVIEGGTNTIRAVLEYVTDDPPVPIVVCDGSGRAADLIAFMCKYELSVLKSMRDYIIATITRAFEVNRELAECLYGELMQCVENKNLITVFRIADKYDQKPQELDQTILTALFKSQHLSPTEQLSLALTWNRADIARSEIFIYGQEWPRGALEEAMMKALEHDRCDFVKLLLENGVSMRKFLTIPRLENLYNSKEGPSNILRYILRDVRPHIPAGYVYTLHDIGLVINKLMGGAYRAFYTRRKFRPIYAKVMNKGQNMQRNSTSFVKQYGNAMSLLAQALPSNANPCLFDYPFNELLIWAVLMKRHKMALLMWQHGEEALAKALVGCKLYKAMAHEAAEDDMETEVYEELRSYGKEFENIALEVLDFCYRQDDDQTQQLLTCELQNWSGQTCLSLAVAANHRALLAHPCSQIILADLWMGGLRTRKNTNLKIMLGLLCPPYILKLEFKSKEELQLMPQTTEEHMELENDDDDKSDSDKNVDGEVSRKVVRKHYIELYPKKRTRSLSMRSKSANPQGVKALLTENFIRRETVVQENGKVLSDPEENKYHVFFTDVPQERVPRNRELKISKKLYEFYTAPITKFWANSIAYITFLIIFSYTILVKMDERPSWQEWLAISFMCTYGCEKLRELFSSEPVGLKQKLAVWCWNLWNPCDMAAVLFFLIGVVLRFKESTFEVGRVFYCVNSIYWYLHILNILSVNKYLGPLVTMMGKMVKNMIYFVVLLLIVLMSFGVSRQAILFPDTPPSWGIARDVFLEPYFMLYGEVYADKIDPPCGEDEEKPCQTGRWVSPVIMSVYLLVANILLINLLIAVFNNIFNEVNAVAHQVWMFQRFTVVMEYEQKPILPPPFIIFCHIYLLIKYLRRKMEGKEESYDNGLKLFLDRDEMERLYDFEEDCVEGYFAEQELKLQQSTEERIKVTTERIEHLTQKIEDINTKENIHTTALQNLELRCRRLVDQMQEVSTEMEKIRTSIESQGSTAGPSFDAGFIRERTVSEPTEALVEDVPTLKIGSSATKRKPIVRSLTEVRPDAYIFDNGQHIEYRYDEEEECNEEIDPLPKSESQQPLTFERQRTRSTDSKTSNDSAEVSADDLGALSLEVLRNWAIQKRKDSTGTGRRSSDGGNGEDSSNGSKRSLNKRQLSQTHSEPETSDPPATATNPSRPMTLERSVTFTEPRIKVIPPTSIAGGSNRTALLMHMHTEYTSITDELESVCGLLSPPRSPGLLSPPRPEQSPPSQRKRHPSEMSNPEIAINFEKEHLRSAEECDYMVMENLIQRRYDEEDGEHGPLNPDLLSVVTETREFRISSIGSRPLKRASAVEGDAQPLDSGSDSAIQGDSTERQDSTESNDITSALLNQPPMPQRPSIVMDSSQLPIQREVQKAESKDSLHMQSETMC; this is translated from the exons ATGTGGGTGTGGGCGTACTTTGGCACAACATAAACACAACACTGAAACTGTACCTCCATTGGCAGGAGAAATATGGTTCCCGAGCAGATGCACGACGGCGTTGCCGACGGACGCCTATGGGATACTCGAGTTCCAGGGAGGACCTCATCCTTCCAAAGCTCAA tacATCAGGGTCGCTCACGACACAAAACCGGAACATCTCATGCAGCTTATTACGAAGGAGTGGAATCTGGAACTTCCTAAACTGCTCATTTCCATCCAAGGAGGAAAGGCTAACTTCGAATTGCAACCGAAATTGAAGAAAGTTCTCCGGAAGGGCCTACTGAAGGCGGCTCGCTCCACCGGCGCTTGGATATTCACAGGCGGCACGAATACAG GAGTCACAAAGCACATCGGCGACGCCCTGCTCCTCGAGCGCTCGCAGCGGACCGGAAGGGTGAACACCTTGGGCATAGCGCCATGGGGTATCGTCGAAAACAACCAAGAGCTCATCGGTCACAATACGGAAGTGCCATATCACTCAATATCATCGCCCAG GTCCAAGTTTGCAGCTTTAAATAATAGACACGCTTATTTCCTACTAGTCGATAATGGGACTGTTGGAAAGTACGGTGCGGAAATAGTCTTGAGGCGAAGACTGGAAAAATACATATCAAAACAGAGACTATATCCAT TTACCCAAAGTCCCATACCCATAGTCTGTTTAGTCATAGAAGGGGGTACTAATACTATAAGGGCTGTCCTAGAATACGTTACTGACGACCCACCTGTCCCTATTGTGGTCTGCGACGGGTCAGGTCGAGCAGCTGATTTAATTGCCTTCATGTGCAA GTACGAACTGTCGGTGCTTAAATCCATGCGGGATTATATCATCGCAACAATAACGAGGGCTTTTGAAGTTAACAGAGAGTTAGCCGAGTGTCTCTACGGCGAATTAATGCAATGTGTGGagaacaaaaatttg ATTACTGTTTTTCGAATTGCCGACAAATACGACCAAAAACCGCAAGAACTCGACCAGACAATCCTCACAGCGCTGTTCAAGTCCCAGCACCTTTCGCCCACTGAGCAGCTCAGCCTCGCGCTCACTTGGAACCGTGCAGACATCGCGCGGtcggaaatttttatttatggccAAGAGTGGCCACGTGGGGCCCTTGAAGAGGCCATGATGAAGGCGCTAGAGCACGATCGGTGCGATTTCGTGAAGCTGTTATTGGAGAATGGGGTTAGCATGcgaaaatttttgacgataccTCGTCTGGAAAACTTGTACAACTCCAAAGAGGGGCCTAGCAATATCCTGCGGTACATTTTGAGAGACGTGCGGCCGCACATCCCCGCCGGTTATGTGTACACCTTGCACGATATCGGCCTAGTTATCAACAAGCTGATGGGCGGCGCCTACAGGGCCTTCTACACCCGCCGAAAATTCCGGCCTATTTACGCCAAAGTCATGAACAAGGGCCAGAACATGCAGCGAAACTCGACCTCGTTCGTCAAGCAGTACGGAAACGCGATGAGTCTGCTGGCTCAAGCCTTGCCGTCTAACGCCAATCCCTGCCTCTTCGATTATCCTTTTAACGAGCTTTTG ATATGGGCTGTGCTAATGAAACGGCACAAAATGGCCCTGCTTATGTGGCAGCACGGGGAGGAAGCTCTAGCGAAGGCGCTAGTCGGCTGTAAATTGTACAAAGCCATGGCGCACGAAGCCGCCGAAGACGACATGGAGACGGAAGTTTACGAGGAGTTGAGGAGCTACGGCAAGGAATTCGAAAATATAG CTCTGGAAGTTCTGGATTTTTGCTACCGGCAGGACGACGATCAAACACAGCAGCTTTTAACCTGTGAACTGCAGAACTGGTCGGGGCAAACGTGCCTGAGTCTGGCCGTCGCCGCCAATCACAGGGCGCTTTTGGCGCATCCCTGCTCGCAAATAATTCTGGCCGATCTGTGGATGGGCGGCCTGCGGACGCGCAAAAACACCAACCTGAAG ATCATGCTGGGGCTCTTGTGCCCGCCCTACATCCTCAAGCTCGAGTTCAAGTCCAAGGAAGAGTTGCAGCTAATGCCGCAAACAACCGAGGAACACATGGAGTTGGAGAACGACGACGATGACAAGTCCGATTCCGACAAAAACGTTGACGGGGAAGTAAGT CGTAAAGTGGTACGAAAACATTATATTGAGCTTTATCCCAAA AAACGCACTAGAAGTTTGAGTATGCGAAGCAAGTCTGCAAACCCTCAAGGTGTAAAG GCCCTCCTCACCGAAAACTTCATCCGGCGCGAAACCGTCGTGCAGGAAAACGGCAAAGTGCTGTCCGACCCAGAGGAAAATAAATATCACGTGTTTTTCACCGACGTGCCCCAGGAGAGGGTGCCGCGAAACCGCGAGttgaaaataagcaaaaaattgtacgAGTTTTACACCGCTCCGATCACGAAGTTCTGGGCCAATTCC atCGCGTATATCACTTTTTTGATCATATTCAGTTACAcgattttggtgaaaatgGACGAGCGGCCATCGTGGCAGGAGTGGCTGGCCATCTCCTTCATGTGCACCTACGGCTGTGAGAAGTTGAGGGAACTGTTTTCGTCCGAACCGGTCGGGCTCAAGCAAAAGCTGGCCGTTTGGTGCTGGAATTTGTGGAATCCGTGCGACATGGCGGCAGTTTTGTTCTTCCTAATTGGGGTCGTCCTCAGATTCAAAGAGAGCACGTTCGAGGTCGGCCGGGTTTTTTACTGTGTTAACAGCATTTACTGGTATTTGCACATTTTGAATATCTTGAGCGTGAACAAATATTTAG GTCCATTGGTCACAATGATGGGTAAAATGGTCAAAAACATGATTTATTTCGTTGTTCTTTTACTGATTGTTTTGATGAGCTTTGGGGTGTCCCGACAGGCGATTTTATTCCCTGATACCCCGCCCAGCTGGGGGATTGCCAGAGAC GTGTTTCTGGAGCCCTATTTCATGTTGTACGGTGAAGTATATGCAGACAAAATTGACCCTCCTTGTGGGGAAGACGAGGAAAAGCCGTGTCAGACAGGCCGTTGGGTGTCTCCAGTCATCATGTCTGTGTATCTTTTGGTGGCTAATATCCTCCTAATTAATCTTCTGATCGCCGTTTTCAACAACATTTTTAATGAAGTGAACGCGGTGGCGCACCAGGTGTGGATGTTTCAGAGATTTACCGTCGTCATGGAGTACGAACAGAAGCCGATTCTGCCACCTCCATTTATCATATTTTGCCACATCTATTTACTAATCAAGTATTTGAGGCGAAAAATGGAAGGGAAGGAAGAGAGTTACGACAACGGATTGAAGCTGTTTTTAGATAGGGATGAAATGGAGCGCTTGTACGATTTTGAGGAAGATTGCGTCGAGGGTTATTTTGCCGAACAAGAGCTGAAACTGCAACAGTCGACCGAAGAACgcataaaagttaccacagAACGCATAGAACACCTCACACAG AAAATCGAAGACATCAATACCAAGGAGAACATTCACACCACTGCCCTACAAAATCTGGAGTTGAGATGCCGGCGCCTGGTGGACCAAATGCAGGAGGTTTCCACcgaaatggaaaaaattcgCACGTCGATTGAGAGCCAGGGTTCCACGGCAGGTCCGTCGTTTGATGCTGGTTTCATACGCGAGCGAACAGTCAGTGAGCCTACTGAAGCCCTCGTGGAAGATGTTCCAACCCTTAAAATTGGCTCTTCGGCAACGAAGAGAAAACCAATCGTTCGGTCGCTGACTGAGGTTCGGCCGGACGCTTACATTTTCGACAACGGCCAGCACATCGAGTACAGATACGACGAAGAGGAGGAGTGTAACGAAGAAATAGATCCTTTGCCGAAATCAG AGAGTCAACAACCCTTGACATTCGAGAGGCAACGAACCAGAAGCACGGACTCTAAAACATCGAACGATTCGGCCGAAGTTTCAGCCGATGATTTAGGAGCCCTAAGTTTGGAAGTTTTGCGAAACTGGGCGATTCAAAAAAGGAAAGATTCGACGGGAACGGGGCGGCGAAGTTCCGACGGTGGAAATG GCGAAGACTCGAGCAATGGGAGCAAACGCAGTCTTAACAAAAGACAATTGTCCCAAACCCACTCCGAACCCGAAACTAGCGATCCTCCGGCAACCGCCACGAACCCGTCGCGTCCCATGACGCTGGAGCGTAGCGTAACGTTCACCGAGCCCCGAATCAAAGTGATTCCACCGACTAGCATCGCAGGTGGTAGTAATCGAACGGCTTTATTAATGCATATGCATACTGAATATACGAGCATCACTGACGAACTCGAAAGTGTTTGCGGCTTGTTAAGTCCGCCGAGATCGCCAGGACTGTTATCGCCGCCACGACCCGAACAGTCGCCCCCAA GTCAGCGCAAAAGACACCCATCGGAAATGTCCAACCCCGAAATCGCGATCAACTTCGAAAAAGAGCATTTACGAAGCGCCGAAGAGTGCGATTACATGGTCATGGAAAATTTGATCCAGAGGCGGTATGACGAAGAGGACGGGGAGCACGGCCCCCTTAATCCGGACCTGTTAAGCGTAGTTACCGAAACTCGCGAATTTAGGATTAGTTCGATCGGTTCACGGCCGCTGAAGAGGGCAAGTGCCGTGGAAGGGGACGCACAGCCTTTAG ATTCTGGCAGTGATTCGGCAATTCAGGGTGATTCCACCGAGCGTCAGGATTCAACCGAGTCGAATGACATCACGTCGGCCCTTCTGAACCAGCCCCCGATGCCGCAGAGACCCTCCATAGTGATGGACTCCTCGCAGTTACCGATTCAAAGGGAAGTGCAAAAGGCCGAATCCAAAGATAGTCTCCACATGCAGTCGGAGACGATGTGTTAA